The following are encoded together in the Deinococcus taeanensis genome:
- a CDS encoding AAA-like domain-containing protein: MAAKVLYGGNMGEINPSLRSGILNGQQDLRNLLEPFTKLFNIKSGFRYSKSTSQGIYYFFLKPDIHGEKVLGSSSEILLIVTRDSHFRKSLLGLADNLCLNNQDLDNLLLFVTGVGNKFEDSAIESSNDPRSTRIIVPFLNDDLKFDKMSEELTNTIRRAAINSDLFDIRQPLQSDEMFFGRMAIINEIRAKIRQSENIGIFGLRRTGKTSVLLKMSRLMKSNKFKMISINAENQAVYSLRWWQLLQHIAEQMLPKDEQIGNDYTEASGGKRFSSLTNKLDKTVTYVIAIDEIEHISPVNEKNPHWKEDFIDFWKTIRAIHTTNRNIVFILSGVNGYVAEKSTFEGSENPLFNWIIPQYMPGLEIDELGKMVNSLGRYMGLQFDRDAVEHLKRYYGGHPMLVRLACSTVHKSLGQAYAIPTKITKATFEKNTEEINKILSSFYRQILDQICRWYPEEYEMLGMLANQDRQSFISLSEEFPEFSNHLHWYGLVDSDKNITIPSMIPEIKRHIRNSKKKESAVKNEQPKELTVEWKRSEIGRIRNGCEDRLKKLIKRGLKFKYGVSKWGASLVSHSVSYDKAKLHGINPDEILKSRLYLKDIKSILDKEWGAFQAMQSDRKDAAIQKIELLAFIDQLDQNRIDAHAGDIDDMKFGLIVLMGDKVIRTLDNLLDD; this comes from the coding sequence TTGGCTGCCAAAGTGCTTTATGGAGGAAATATGGGAGAGATTAATCCAAGCTTGCGCTCGGGAATACTTAACGGTCAGCAGGATCTTAGAAATTTGCTTGAGCCATTTACTAAACTCTTTAATATAAAGAGTGGATTTAGGTATTCTAAATCCACTTCCCAGGGAATTTATTATTTCTTTTTAAAGCCGGATATTCATGGCGAGAAGGTTCTTGGAAGCTCCTCTGAGATATTACTTATCGTCACTCGAGATTCACACTTTAGAAAAAGCTTGTTGGGACTAGCTGATAATTTGTGTCTTAATAATCAGGACCTTGATAATCTGCTACTATTCGTAACAGGAGTGGGTAATAAATTTGAAGATTCTGCGATTGAGTCTTCAAATGATCCAAGATCCACTAGGATCATCGTACCTTTCCTTAATGATGACTTGAAATTTGACAAAATGTCGGAGGAATTGACTAATACTATTAGGAGAGCTGCTATCAATAGTGACTTATTTGATATTCGACAGCCTCTGCAGAGCGATGAGATGTTCTTTGGCCGTATGGCTATCATTAACGAGATTAGGGCAAAAATAAGACAGAGTGAAAATATTGGGATATTCGGTCTAAGAAGGACAGGAAAGACCTCGGTTCTTCTTAAGATGAGCCGTTTAATGAAATCCAATAAATTCAAGATGATTTCTATAAACGCTGAAAACCAAGCCGTTTACTCCTTAAGATGGTGGCAGCTCCTTCAACACATTGCAGAGCAAATGTTGCCAAAAGACGAACAAATAGGTAATGACTATACGGAGGCCAGCGGGGGGAAGCGTTTTTCCTCACTAACTAATAAGCTTGACAAAACAGTAACCTACGTCATCGCGATCGATGAAATTGAGCACATCAGTCCAGTTAACGAAAAGAATCCTCATTGGAAAGAAGATTTCATCGACTTTTGGAAGACTATAAGGGCGATCCATACAACGAACCGAAATATAGTTTTTATTTTATCGGGGGTAAATGGTTACGTTGCTGAAAAGTCGACCTTTGAAGGCTCAGAAAATCCTCTCTTTAATTGGATTATACCTCAATACATGCCGGGGCTTGAGATAGATGAGCTTGGAAAAATGGTAAATTCCCTTGGAAGATACATGGGATTACAGTTTGATCGTGATGCAGTCGAGCACCTCAAGCGGTATTATGGCGGCCATCCTATGCTTGTGCGCTTAGCCTGCAGTACAGTCCATAAATCGCTGGGTCAAGCTTACGCAATTCCGACTAAGATTACGAAGGCAACATTCGAAAAGAATACTGAAGAAATCAATAAAATTTTGAGCTCATTTTACAGACAAATTTTGGATCAGATTTGTAGGTGGTACCCTGAAGAATATGAAATGCTTGGGATGCTTGCAAATCAAGATCGTCAGAGCTTTATATCACTCTCGGAAGAATTCCCGGAATTCTCTAACCACCTTCACTGGTATGGCCTTGTTGATTCCGATAAAAACATAACAATACCCTCTATGATTCCTGAGATTAAAAGACATATCAGGAATAGCAAGAAAAAAGAATCAGCAGTTAAAAATGAGCAACCCAAAGAGCTGACAGTTGAATGGAAGAGATCTGAGATTGGACGTATCAGAAATGGTTGTGAAGATAGACTAAAGAAGCTCATTAAGAGAGGCTTAAAATTTAAGTATGGAGTTAGTAAATGGGGAGCGTCATTAGTTAGTCATTCTGTTTCATACGACAAAGCGAAGCTTCACGGTATAAATCCGGACGAAATTCTAAAATCTCGTCTATATCTAAAAGATATTAAGTCAATCCTCGATAAAGAATGGGGGGCATTCCAGGCAATGCAAAGTGACAGGAAAGATGCAGCAATACAAAAGATCGAGCTACTAGCTTTTATTGATCAACTTGACCAGAATCGTATCGATGCTCACGCTGGGGATATTGATGATATGAAGTTTGGTCTGATTGTGCTTATGGGCGACAAAGTAATACGCACTTTGGACAATCTCCTTGATGACTGA
- a CDS encoding AbrB/MazE/SpoVT family DNA-binding domain-containing protein, producing MTQVQYYNLKIQAQGRLVVPTAVRADLQVQEGDEVLLVKDAHGYHLTTRQALIEAATGSLARDDQRDLTQDLLDDRAQDAAEKGW from the coding sequence ATGACGCAGGTCCAGTACTACAATCTGAAGATTCAGGCACAGGGTCGCCTCGTTGTCCCCACAGCCGTCCGCGCGGACCTCCAGGTGCAGGAAGGCGACGAGGTGCTGCTCGTCAAAGACGCCCACGGGTACCACCTCACCACCCGCCAAGCCCTGATCGAGGCCGCCACTGGCAGCCTTGCCCGAGACGACCAGCGCGACCTCACGCAGGACCTCCTCGACGACCGGGCGCAGGACGCCGCCGAGAAGGGCTGGTGA
- a CDS encoding tyrosine-type recombinase/integrase yields MTLVHAQHGHLAPSRAWVALAPEERRRRAVAAVATQDTATLLDLLEAHHVRTHGHVSPETLRKYRLGARTWLDYAATQAVKVLHPAGEETDLWVRSLEAAGKSPSSVGVLLAGARALYAALRWAKATTDTPFTDTKPRKDKRRPWDKRQPYPDADVQKLLDAAPLEMRVLLRLGGIAGLRASEITSLTWGAVDLDGGALTVVNGKGGKTRRVLISASLMADLQEMDPQEAGQRVIGRTPEAARARLRTLCRHVNVPYLGLHALRHTAGTRLMRAGFQLQDVAEHLGHSDVQTARTYGKWADDRLKEHMRLS; encoded by the coding sequence GTGACGCTGGTTCACGCCCAGCACGGCCACCTGGCCCCATCGCGCGCCTGGGTGGCCCTGGCCCCCGAAGAGCGGCGCCGCCGGGCCGTCGCCGCCGTCGCCACGCAGGACACCGCCACGCTGCTCGATCTGCTTGAAGCCCACCACGTGCGCACGCACGGACACGTCAGTCCGGAGACCCTGCGCAAGTACCGCCTGGGCGCCCGGACCTGGCTGGACTACGCGGCGACCCAGGCCGTGAAGGTGCTGCACCCGGCAGGGGAGGAGACCGACCTGTGGGTCCGCTCGCTGGAAGCCGCCGGGAAGTCCCCGTCCAGCGTGGGCGTCCTGCTGGCCGGGGCGCGCGCCCTGTACGCGGCGCTGCGCTGGGCGAAGGCCACGACCGACACGCCCTTCACGGACACGAAACCGAGAAAGGACAAGCGCCGCCCCTGGGACAAGCGGCAACCCTACCCGGACGCCGACGTGCAGAAACTGCTGGACGCGGCCCCACTGGAAATGCGGGTGCTGCTGCGGCTGGGCGGCATCGCGGGCCTGCGCGCTTCGGAGATCACCAGCCTGACCTGGGGCGCCGTGGATCTTGACGGCGGCGCCCTGACGGTGGTCAACGGGAAAGGCGGGAAGACCCGGCGCGTCCTGATCTCCGCTTCCCTGATGGCCGACCTGCAGGAGATGGATCCGCAGGAGGCAGGCCAGCGGGTGATCGGGCGCACGCCGGAAGCGGCGCGCGCGCGGCTGAGGACCCTCTGCAGGCACGTGAACGTCCCATACCTGGGCCTGCACGCCCTGCGCCACACGGCCGGCACGCGCCTGATGCGGGCGGGCTTTCAGCTGCAGGACGTGGCGGAGCACCTGGGGCACAGCGACGTGCAGACCGCGCGCACGTACGGCAAATGGGCCGACGACCGCCTTAAGGAGCACATGCGCCTGAGCTGA
- the queC gene encoding 7-cyano-7-deazaguanine synthase QueC — MTDHKRAVVLLSGGLDSSTCLAIATTRDGYECTALSFRYGQRHTIELERAAQIAAQYGAAHRIIDINIGSFGGSALTDETVDVPTGGTEEGVIPPTYVPGRNTVFIGVGLSLAEAIDAERVYLGINSVDYSGYPDCRPEYLEAYQRLADLATKAGIEGRGARLTAPLAAMSKVEIVQTALELDVPITTTWSCYQGGQEPCGVCDSCRIRDEALRQAGHPELASRSG; from the coding sequence ATGACAGATCACAAACGTGCCGTCGTCCTCCTTTCCGGCGGTCTGGACTCCTCGACCTGCCTCGCCATCGCCACCACCCGTGACGGGTACGAGTGCACGGCCCTGAGTTTCCGGTACGGTCAGCGGCACACCATCGAACTGGAGCGCGCCGCGCAGATTGCCGCTCAGTACGGCGCGGCGCACCGCATCATCGACATCAACATCGGCAGTTTCGGCGGCAGCGCCCTCACGGACGAAACGGTGGACGTCCCAACGGGGGGCACTGAAGAGGGAGTTATTCCGCCCACCTACGTCCCCGGAAGGAACACGGTGTTCATCGGCGTAGGTCTGAGCCTCGCCGAAGCCATCGATGCGGAACGCGTGTACCTGGGCATCAACTCCGTGGACTACAGCGGGTACCCCGACTGCCGCCCTGAGTACCTGGAGGCCTATCAGCGTCTCGCGGACCTCGCCACGAAGGCTGGCATTGAAGGTCGGGGCGCCCGGCTGACCGCACCGCTCGCCGCAATGAGCAAAGTGGAGATCGTACAGACTGCCCTGGAGCTGGACGTGCCGATCACCACCACCTGGAGTTGCTACCAGGGAGGACAGGAACCGTGCGGGGTGTGCGATTCCTGCCGCATACGTGACGAGGCCCTGCGGCAGGCGGGGCACCCGGAGCTGGCCAGTCGTTCAGGATGA
- a CDS encoding IS4 family transposase encodes MTIKGSARLHADTLAAHLKAHLPHRRLNALKRLAEVLLAVLQAESTLHRKIALHLPRNATMDSKTRTVARVFHDAQLTPQDVCDVLLPLLAEGKLTLIMDRTTWHYGQTPLNILVLGAILGGAVIPLVWSILPHQRNSSTAARILLVARLLKVLPARRWAALIADREFVGQEWCTFLRWKRIRQCMRIRKNTRVEDDLARDLFTTLQPGEVRTLFEGTWVFGGWMHVVITLAPAGDRVIVASDLPVLDVLNTYRLRWGIESAFSSLKGRGLNLEAMHMTAPDRIARLFGLLCLALAWMARVGAQTVQESPARQYNRGRAVVSQVRIGWQVLGQAVRWGGNAFWACLGLLSTPFSPTGTSISRSVRC; translated from the coding sequence GTGACGATCAAAGGTTCTGCCCGACTGCATGCTGACACGCTGGCCGCTCACCTCAAAGCCCACCTGCCTCATCGCCGCCTCAATGCCCTGAAGCGGCTCGCGGAAGTGCTCCTGGCAGTGCTCCAGGCGGAATCCACGCTGCACCGGAAGATTGCCCTCCATCTGCCCAGGAACGCCACGATGGACTCCAAAACCCGCACGGTGGCCCGGGTCTTCCACGACGCTCAACTCACTCCGCAGGACGTCTGTGACGTCCTGCTTCCCCTGCTCGCTGAGGGCAAACTCACGCTGATCATGGACCGGACGACGTGGCACTACGGCCAGACCCCGCTGAACATCCTGGTGCTGGGGGCCATCCTCGGTGGCGCAGTCATCCCCCTCGTCTGGTCGATCCTGCCGCATCAAAGGAACAGCAGCACCGCGGCCCGCATCCTCCTGGTCGCTCGCCTGCTCAAAGTGCTGCCCGCCAGACGCTGGGCCGCATTGATCGCGGACCGCGAGTTCGTCGGTCAGGAATGGTGCACCTTCCTGCGCTGGAAACGCATCCGTCAGTGTATGCGCATCCGGAAGAACACCCGCGTCGAGGATGACCTTGCCCGGGACCTGTTCACCACACTGCAACCGGGCGAAGTGCGGACCCTGTTTGAAGGGACCTGGGTGTTCGGCGGATGGATGCACGTGGTCATCACCCTGGCCCCCGCAGGGGACAGGGTGATCGTTGCTTCGGATCTTCCCGTCCTGGACGTCTTGAACACCTATCGTCTCCGCTGGGGCATCGAGTCCGCGTTCTCGTCGTTGAAGGGCCGCGGGCTGAACCTGGAGGCCATGCACATGACCGCCCCGGATCGAATTGCCCGGCTGTTCGGACTGCTGTGTCTTGCGCTGGCGTGGATGGCCCGGGTGGGCGCGCAGACCGTGCAAGAGAGCCCAGCGCGGCAGTACAACCGCGGCCGGGCCGTGGTCAGCCAGGTGCGCATCGGCTGGCAGGTGCTCGGTCAGGCGGTCCGGTGGGGCGGTAACGCGTTCTGGGCCTGCCTTGGGCTGCTCAGCACGCCATTTTCGCCAACAGGAACGTCAATTTCTCGAAGTGTCAGGTGCTGA
- a CDS encoding helix-turn-helix domain-containing protein has protein sequence MAAPFTPPGSQDPHRQLRSAPLPGQLAELLENLLDQLVSGQAVPVLSLDHELTPQQAAELLGVSRTHLADLIDLGELPHCKVGARRRLYLEDVLAYKAGLNAERQPDLQAFSEELQALE, from the coding sequence ATGGCCGCGCCCTTCACCCCCCCCGGTTCACAGGATCCCCACCGCCAACTGCGAAGTGCTCCCCTGCCGGGCCAACTCGCCGAACTCCTCGAAAATCTCCTCGACCAACTCGTCTCTGGCCAGGCCGTGCCGGTCCTGAGCCTCGACCACGAACTCACCCCGCAGCAGGCAGCTGAGCTGCTGGGTGTCAGCCGCACACACCTGGCCGACCTCATCGACCTAGGTGAGTTGCCCCACTGCAAGGTCGGTGCCCGCCGCCGGCTGTACCTCGAAGACGTGCTCGCGTACAAGGCTGGACTCAACGCGGAACGTCAGCCCGACCTCCAGGCATTTAGTGAGGAGCTCCAGGCCCTGGAGTGA
- a CDS encoding PIN domain-containing protein: MTPLLLDASAIIALLRQEPGYDLVRAALTGRACHVSSVTLTELEGKLVGKGDYTHGQVQLAWGHLAPLVPEIPFDADCRARAAFYYARKQPYNLSLGDAACLGTAEAHGLAVLTAEQGWAQLPDLPFAVELIR, from the coding sequence GTGACCCCCCTGCTGCTGGACGCCAGCGCCATCATCGCCCTGCTCCGCCAGGAACCGGGCTACGACCTCGTCCGCGCGGCCCTCACTGGCCGCGCTTGCCACGTCAGCAGCGTCACCCTCACCGAACTGGAAGGCAAACTCGTCGGCAAAGGCGACTACACCCACGGGCAGGTGCAGCTCGCCTGGGGCCACCTCGCCCCCCTGGTGCCCGAAATCCCGTTCGACGCGGACTGCAGGGCCCGGGCCGCCTTCTACTACGCCCGCAAGCAGCCGTACAACCTCAGCCTCGGGGACGCCGCCTGCCTGGGCACCGCTGAGGCCCACGGGCTCGCCGTTCTGACCGCTGAGCAGGGCTGGGCCCAGCTTCCCGACCTGCCCTTCGCGGTGGAGCTCATCCGGTGA
- a CDS encoding 6-pyruvoyl trahydropterin synthase family protein: MPWTLRSEFTFDSAHLITGYDGPCGRLHGHTYRVRMDLTATRLRPSAHVKRHIMVADFKSLKWAKKDVDAGGLDHAYLNDLPELGEDTTAEVIAAYLHRETMRRLRLDLEPGDEGQDLSLNVTLWETPDSCCEYWE; encoded by the coding sequence ATGCCCTGGACCCTGCGATCTGAATTCACCTTCGACTCAGCCCACCTCATCACCGGCTACGACGGCCCCTGCGGGCGCCTTCACGGCCACACCTACCGCGTCCGTATGGACCTCACCGCCACGCGCCTCCGTCCCAGCGCTCACGTCAAACGCCACATCATGGTGGCGGACTTCAAGTCGCTGAAATGGGCGAAGAAGGACGTGGACGCTGGCGGACTGGACCACGCGTACCTGAACGACCTCCCTGAGCTCGGCGAGGACACCACGGCCGAAGTGATCGCCGCGTACCTGCACCGGGAAACCATGCGCCGACTCCGCCTCGACCTCGAACCGGGTGACGAGGGACAGGACCTGAGCCTCAATGTCACCCTCTGGGAAACGCCGGACTCCTGCTGCGAGTACTGGGAATGA
- a CDS encoding IS630 family transposase (programmed frameshift), whose amino-acid sequence MAEWHPSKYSRAQLEERRLAATPWLQGGQHSQQVIAQHFGVSVHTVSNWKKRLKRTGSLQATVTTGRPSRLTTAQLEQVRTLLREGALHHGFPDPTWSTRRVADLIGRHFDVWDHPDHVRRILRQLGFTPQMPDGRAAERNELRIASWTEQVAPELEKKVAQGATLVDLDEVGFSLNGVRRRTWSTRGVTPLVTLPANWEKRSTIGAITSDGRFFQHTKHGAIRGGDVIRFFQHLMRHVQGEIVVVLDNAGIHRAKATQAFVDLHERLSLVFLPPYAPELNPIELVWAYVKRNVLGNFCARSVGVLKAKLTTAWQRVRYIDLPQHLMDFNLCRYQ is encoded by the exons GTGGCTGAATGGCATCCATCCAAATACTCCCGAGCGCAGCTGGAGGAACGTCGACTGGCGGCGACCCCCTGGCTTCAAGGGGGCCAGCATTCACAGCAGGTGATTGCCCAGCACTTCGGCGTGTCCGTACACACCGTCAGCAACTGGAAGAAACGCCTGAAGCGCACCGGTAGTCTCCAGGCAACGGTGACGACAGGACGCCCCTCCCGACTCACCACCGCCCAGCTCGAACAGGTCCGCACCCTCCTGAGGGAGGGTGCGCTGCACCATGGCTTCCCTGACCCGACCTGGAGCACCAGACGAGTCGCAGACCTGATCGGGCGGCACTTCGACGTGTGGGACCACCCCGATCACGTCCGGAGAATTCTTCGTCAGCTGGGGTTCACGCCCCAGATGCCGGATGGACGGGCAGCAGAACGCAATGAACTCCGGATCGCGTCCTGGACAGAACAGGTGGCGCCGGAGTTG GAAAAAAAGGTCGCGCAGGGCGCCACCCTGGTGGACCTGGATGAGGTTGGCTTCTCGCTGAACGGTGTGCGAAGACGAACGTGGTCGACCAGGGGCGTCACGCCCCTGGTCACACTCCCGGCCAACTGGGAAAAACGCTCGACGATCGGGGCGATCACTTCGGACGGTCGATTCTTCCAGCACACGAAGCATGGGGCGATCCGGGGTGGGGACGTCATCCGGTTCTTCCAGCATCTGATGCGCCATGTGCAGGGGGAGATCGTGGTGGTGCTGGACAACGCGGGCATTCACCGAGCGAAGGCAACTCAGGCGTTCGTGGATCTCCACGAACGCCTGTCGCTGGTGTTTTTGCCGCCGTACGCTCCGGAGTTGAATCCAATCGAGCTGGTGTGGGCGTACGTGAAGCGGAATGTGCTGGGGAACTTCTGTGCCCGCTCAGTGGGCGTGCTGAAAGCGAAGCTGACGACGGCCTGGCAACGGGTTCGGTACATCGACCTGCCTCAACATTTGATGGACTTTAACTTATGCCGTTATCAATAA
- a CDS encoding IS630 family transposase (programmed frameshift) has translation MAEWQPTRYTRAQLEERRLAAAKWLQEGTHSHREIAEHFGVSVVTVTTWNARLKKRGTLQATVATGRRSRMTPAQHEQLRTLLQEGALAHGFPDETWTTRRVSELIGRRFAIWYHHDHVRKLLHQLGWTPQMPDGRAAERNELRIATWKEQTAPELKKKVAEGATLIYLDEVGFALKGVRRRTWSARGVTPLVTLPANWEKLSTIGAITSDGRFFQNTKTGAIKHGDVIGFLQHLLRHVAGEIIVVLDNAGIHRAKAVQAFVACHERLSLEYLPPYAPELNPIELVWAYLKRHVLGNFCARTVSVLKEKLVAAWHRVRYVNLPQQLFDMSLCRDQ, from the exons ATGGCGGAATGGCAGCCGACCCGATACACCCGTGCCCAACTCGAAGAGCGTCGGTTGGCCGCTGCGAAGTGGCTGCAAGAGGGCACGCACTCCCACCGTGAAATTGCTGAGCATTTCGGGGTCTCTGTTGTGACCGTCACCACCTGGAATGCGCGCCTGAAGAAGAGAGGCACCCTGCAGGCGACCGTCGCCACCGGTCGCCGGTCTCGGATGACCCCCGCACAACATGAGCAGTTGCGCACCCTCCTGCAGGAGGGTGCGCTCGCCCATGGATTCCCCGACGAGACCTGGACCACTCGTCGGGTGAGTGAGCTGATTGGTCGGCGGTTTGCGATCTGGTATCACCACGATCACGTCCGCAAACTTCTGCACCAGCTGGGCTGGACTCCGCAAATGCCTGATGGACGCGCAGCAGAACGCAATGAACTCCGGATTGCCACTTGGAAAGAACAGACGGCACCCGAGTTG AAAAAAAAGGTCGCTGAGGGCGCCACATTGATCTACCTGGACGAGGTGGGCTTTGCGTTGAAAGGCGTGCGACGACGGACGTGGTCGGCCAGGGGCGTGACGCCCCTGGTCACGCTGCCCGCGAACTGGGAGAAACTCTCGACTATCGGGGCGATCACCTCAGATGGGCGCTTCTTTCAGAACACCAAGACCGGCGCGATCAAGCATGGCGATGTCATCGGGTTTCTCCAACATCTGCTGCGTCATGTGGCTGGAGAGATCATCGTCGTGCTGGATAACGCGGGCATTCACCGGGCTAAGGCCGTACAAGCGTTCGTGGCTTGCCACGAACGCTTGTCGCTGGAATATTTGCCGCCATATGCGCCGGAACTGAATCCGATTGAGTTGGTCTGGGCCTACCTCAAGCGTCATGTTCTGGGGAACTTTTGTGCTCGCACGGTCAGTGTGTTGAAGGAGAAGCTGGTGGCCGCCTGGCACCGTGTGCGATACGTCAACCTCCCACAACAATTGTTCGATATGAGTTTATGCCGCGATCAATAA
- a CDS encoding ParA family protein: MPTSKSPIVISAVMKKGGAGKTSTIVPLASFAAQSGARVALIDMDSTPSAHQWFTAAELASETFACDRVTADELDPLLRDIRESGSFDYVFIDTPPGDKHGIVQAMSESDLVLLPLHIGSGDVPQLVETYHLMRLPLRANPDLKHLVVVNHAGTMPAVTRDTISAVRTELPDARIAGATIPYSKQYALAKGTRPDRVKWWHYDKLWREIQDLLPAGVPA; encoded by the coding sequence ATGCCGACCAGCAAGTCTCCGATCGTGATCAGCGCCGTGATGAAAAAAGGCGGCGCTGGGAAGACGTCGACCATCGTGCCCCTGGCCAGTTTCGCTGCGCAGTCTGGAGCCCGCGTCGCCCTGATCGACATGGACAGTACGCCCAGTGCCCACCAGTGGTTCACGGCGGCCGAGCTGGCCAGTGAGACGTTCGCGTGCGACCGCGTGACGGCCGACGAGCTCGACCCGCTGCTGCGGGACATTCGGGAGAGCGGCAGCTTCGACTACGTGTTCATCGATACGCCCCCTGGGGATAAACACGGCATCGTGCAGGCCATGAGTGAAAGTGACCTGGTGCTGCTGCCGCTGCACATCGGATCTGGGGACGTGCCCCAGCTGGTCGAGACCTACCACCTGATGCGTCTGCCCCTGCGCGCGAACCCGGACCTGAAGCACCTGGTCGTCGTGAATCACGCGGGGACCATGCCGGCGGTCACGCGCGACACGATCAGCGCCGTCCGCACTGAGCTCCCCGACGCCCGCATTGCGGGGGCGACCATTCCGTACAGCAAGCAGTACGCCCTGGCGAAAGGGACGCGGCCCGACCGAGTGAAGTGGTGGCACTACGACAAGCTGTGGCGGGAGATCCAGGACCTGCTGCCCGCAGGAGTGCCGGCGTGA
- a CDS encoding queuosine precursor transporter, with the protein MSNTNPTSRNTLLTILIAVYIGAELVSNVTAGRLVQVGAFVFPGAIFLYSLTFTLRDAIHTAGGWSSAKALIWGGFAANALLAGYGLLVNALPKPGFFNTDAYQVVFGSTLRVVIASLVAYLISTLLDALIFERLKQRGVVTQVIASNAVSTTLDTVIFITLAFAGTGAPLLNLMLGQIVLKMLISLLLIPLVRWVRTQVAAPQPVPSVPVQTTT; encoded by the coding sequence ATGTCCAACACCAACCCCACTTCCCGCAACACCCTCCTCACCATCCTGATCGCCGTGTACATCGGCGCGGAGCTTGTCAGCAACGTCACGGCCGGCCGCCTCGTCCAGGTCGGTGCCTTCGTGTTTCCCGGCGCGATCTTCCTGTACTCCCTGACCTTCACCCTGCGTGACGCGATTCACACGGCCGGCGGCTGGAGCAGCGCCAAAGCGCTCATCTGGGGCGGGTTCGCCGCCAACGCCCTGCTCGCCGGGTACGGCCTGCTCGTCAACGCCCTGCCCAAACCCGGGTTCTTCAACACGGACGCCTACCAGGTGGTCTTCGGCTCAACCCTGCGTGTTGTGATCGCCAGTCTCGTCGCTTACCTGATCAGCACCCTGCTTGACGCGCTGATCTTCGAGCGTCTGAAACAGCGCGGCGTGGTCACGCAGGTCATCGCTTCGAACGCGGTCAGCACCACCCTCGACACGGTGATCTTTATCACCCTGGCGTTCGCCGGGACGGGCGCGCCCCTGCTGAACCTGATGCTCGGACAGATCGTCCTGAAGATGCTGATCAGCCTCCTGCTGATCCCGCTGGTCCGCTGGGTGCGCACGCAGGTCGCCGCACCGCAGCCCGTTCCTAGCGTTCCCGTTCAGACCACCACCTGA